The following proteins are encoded in a genomic region of Mycolicibacterium rutilum:
- the nei2 gene encoding endonuclease VIII Nei2: protein MPEGDTVFRAAAKLREALAGKELTRCDVRVPKFATVDLTGCVVDEVLSRGKHLFIRVGDASIHSHLKMEGAWLIGGQIRRVPEHKIRILLATADSRAAGVDLGVLEILQREHDMEAVAHLGPDLLGDDWEPRVAKDNLVADPDRPLAEALLDQRVMAGVGNVYANELCFVTGYLPTTPVGTVRDPLRMVQRARDMLWLNRSRVNRTTTGDTRGGRDLWVYGRRGRPCRRCGTPIESDSTGDRVSYWCPVCQR from the coding sequence ATGCCTGAGGGTGACACCGTCTTCCGAGCTGCCGCCAAACTGCGCGAGGCGCTCGCCGGCAAGGAGCTCACCCGGTGCGATGTGCGGGTGCCGAAGTTCGCGACGGTCGACCTGACGGGCTGCGTCGTCGACGAGGTCCTCAGCCGCGGCAAGCACCTGTTCATCCGCGTCGGGGACGCCAGCATCCACTCGCACCTGAAGATGGAGGGCGCCTGGCTGATCGGCGGGCAGATCCGCCGGGTGCCCGAGCACAAGATCCGGATCCTGTTGGCCACGGCGGACTCTCGCGCCGCCGGCGTGGACCTTGGCGTGTTGGAGATCCTCCAACGCGAACACGACATGGAGGCCGTGGCGCACCTGGGCCCCGATCTGCTCGGCGACGACTGGGAGCCGCGCGTCGCCAAGGACAACCTCGTCGCCGACCCCGACCGTCCGCTGGCCGAGGCGCTCCTCGATCAGCGGGTGATGGCCGGCGTCGGCAACGTCTACGCCAACGAGCTGTGCTTTGTCACCGGGTACCTGCCCACCACGCCGGTCGGGACCGTCCGCGATCCGCTGCGGATGGTGCAGCGGGCTCGGGACATGCTGTGGCTGAACCGGTCCCGCGTCAACCGCACCACCACCGGCGACACCCGCGGCGGCCGTGACCTGTGGGTGTACGGTCGCCGCGGCCGGCCCTGCCGCCGGTGCGGCACACCGATCGAGTCCGACAGCACCGGTGACCGGGTGTCCTACTGGTGCCCGGTCTGCCAGAGGTGA
- a CDS encoding fatty acid desaturase family protein has translation MTVLTSAPQSTEKPTLEKTVAGRKVTLTAEQAEAFGRELDALKERVIADLGERDATYIRRIIKAQRGFEVAGRALLFGGIFPPFWLAGTAMLGLSKILDNMEIGHNVMHGQYDWMGDPAISSRAFEWDTACPSEQWRHSHNYMHHTYTNIVGMDRDVGYGILRMSKDQRWQPYFLGNSVYAFLLMVLFQYGVALHELETERIRAGEISIADKREILEGIWRKTKQQTLKDYVAFPLLAGPFAPWVLTGNLTANLIRNVWSYMIIFCGHFPDDVQEFSIEETKAETRGQWYFRQVLGSANLTGGKLFHILSGNLSFQIEHHLFPDIPAHRLAEISEEVKDICTRYGIPYNKGSLPRQFATVVRKIVRLALPG, from the coding sequence ATGACTGTCCTGACTTCAGCACCGCAGAGCACCGAAAAGCCCACCCTCGAGAAGACCGTCGCGGGCCGCAAGGTGACCCTGACCGCCGAGCAGGCCGAGGCCTTCGGTCGCGAACTCGACGCGCTGAAGGAGCGCGTCATCGCCGATCTGGGCGAGCGTGACGCCACCTATATCCGCCGGATCATCAAAGCGCAGCGTGGCTTCGAGGTCGCCGGCCGGGCCCTGCTGTTCGGCGGGATCTTCCCGCCGTTCTGGTTGGCGGGCACCGCGATGCTCGGGCTGTCGAAGATCCTCGACAACATGGAGATCGGCCACAACGTCATGCACGGCCAGTACGACTGGATGGGCGACCCGGCGATCTCGAGCCGGGCCTTCGAGTGGGACACGGCCTGTCCGAGCGAGCAGTGGCGCCACTCGCACAACTACATGCACCACACCTACACCAACATCGTCGGCATGGACCGCGACGTGGGTTACGGCATCCTGCGGATGAGCAAGGACCAGCGGTGGCAGCCCTACTTCCTCGGCAACTCGGTGTACGCCTTCCTGTTGATGGTGCTGTTCCAGTACGGCGTCGCCCTGCACGAACTGGAAACCGAGCGGATCCGGGCCGGCGAGATCAGCATCGCCGACAAACGCGAGATCCTCGAAGGGATCTGGCGCAAGACCAAGCAGCAGACGCTCAAGGACTACGTCGCGTTCCCGCTGCTCGCCGGGCCGTTCGCGCCGTGGGTGCTCACCGGCAACCTGACCGCGAACCTGATCCGCAATGTGTGGTCCTACATGATCATCTTCTGCGGGCATTTCCCTGACGACGTTCAGGAGTTCTCCATCGAGGAGACGAAGGCCGAGACCCGCGGGCAGTGGTATTTCCGGCAGGTGCTCGGCTCGGCGAACCTGACTGGCGGCAAGCTGTTTCACATCCTGAGTGGCAACCTGTCGTTCCAGATCGAGCACCACCTGTTCCCGGACATTCCCGCACACCGGCTCGCCGAGATCTCCGAAGAGGTCAAGGACATCTGCACCCGTTACGGGATCCCGTACAACAAGGGGTCGCTGCCGCGGCAGTTCGCGACGGTGGTGCGTAAGATCGTCCGGCTCGCGCTGCCGGGCTGA
- a CDS encoding Ig-like domain-containing protein, translating to MPGVFEPATATNYSRYVGRVGALAVALGIGAVVSTGHGLGVAHAETDTTSDNATSPDNASTTAESTDPTDPTDPPAPASSQPSGSTTTTSGADEPTDNDTGGMQVGSSGGLNNSTNDAGQATDQTDTAETSSPTTEPEPETTPPTDPVAGAGVPETPPTPPAPSATDPTNPTEAADTVAPPPRRADNESPSTESDSPADELASTITTVDTTSITVESAADLDNPLVDSSAHRHATSSAAPTRVVNPLQAVLAAPKAIVDLAHNFVASLLAPIFSHGPSAPAQPPLLWAILDFVRREVQRTFFNRTPIVVPQEITLVLPPGEESGPITFHVHDFDGDGLKYYVPTQGVPGGPSHGSVTVDQATGTFTYTPDEGFTGVDEFRLTASDGHTRPHLHGLLGFLRPNWGHTDSALIRINVVAAAQPPTAANDSYITDQGGPITGNVLANDVDPNGGNLVTTVVRGPQHGRLMLATDGSFSYEPDPDYHGADEFVYTAFNGEHSSTALVTITINPVNRAPVGVDDAYTTAEDTAVSGNVLTNDSDPDGDSFSAVLDTPASHGDVQLNADGSFTYTPHANYSGRDEFSYVASDGNATGAPTVVTITVTAVQDAPVATPDAYTINEDSKLTGNVLFNDTDADGDALSATLGSGPANGTLHLNADGSFSYTPNPDFSGSDSFSYTVSDGNGNSATGTVSITVTPVNDAPVAANHTFETAEDGTLNGDVLPGATDADGNSLSAAVFSEPTHGTLQLNADGTFTYTPAANFYGTDSFSYTLSDGQASSAPALVVISVTPVNDAPVAHDDAYSIVEDSILTGNVLSNDVDIDRDSLTASLVSGPASGTLVLNPDGTFTYTPVPNYSGTVSFTYEASDGSTTRSTGVVTITVTAVNDAPVAGEDFFTTPEDTAYTGNVLNNDSDAEGDKLTVSLVDQPAHGTVTLAEDGTFTYTPAPNFSGLDHFTYTTFDGTTTTAPTIVLISVTPVNDPPTANPDSYTINEDSVLAGNVLSNDADPDKNNLTAHLVDGPDNGTLTLNSDGTFTYTPNTGYNGTDSFTYTASDGSLSSGEATVTITIRPVNHAPVAVNDAFTTDEDTAATGNVLLNDTDSDGDPRTAQLVSGPANGILTLNADGTFTYTPNANFHGTDSFTYKASDTFATSNTATVTITVNPVNDLPVAGGDSYTIGEDTVLTGNVRTNDTDADGDPLTVELLSNPASGTLTLSEDGSFTYTPTRDFHGIDSFTYTVSDGKGGTAVGTVSITINPANDAPVADNGTVTVDEDSSYTGALPVSDVDSDDVTTSVVVGPAHGELVLHDDGTYTYTPDADFNGTDSFTYRATDGDGAISTVATISITVDPVNDAPVAGDGAFATDEDTPHSGSVPASDIDAGDTVTTIVVDEPLHGTVELNTDGTYTYTPDENWHGTDSFTYRATDSGGASTVGMITITVNSVNDAPVTTDTSVTIDEDHDGYSGTIPVSDVDAGDTYTVVVDRDVANGTLVLNTDGTYTYTPTENFNGDDSFTYTVTDSHGDTTSGTVSITVNAVNDAPVTTDTSVTIDEDHDGYSGTIPVSDVDAGDTYTVVVDRDVANGTLVLNTDGTYTYTPTENFNGDDSFTYTVTDSHGDTTSGTVSITVNAVNDAPVADDHTFTIDEDMHLEGSVPVTDVDDDPTVTLVSGPAHGTLTLNPDGTFTYTPNANYNGTDSFTYTASDDSVTTEVATITIEINPVDDAPIAMNDGFTTDEDSTLDGNVALNDKEFDGQTVTTTLITGPANGTLTLNPDGSFTYTPNANFSGTDSFTYRTSDGTLTSNTALVTIAVIAVNDAPVANDDAFTTNEDTQLSGNVLVNDTDPDRNSLGAVLVSGPSHGTLTLNADGTFTYTPNANYSGTDSFTYTAGDGSLSDEAVVTISVTAVNDTPVAVNDNYTVDEDTPLTGNVIGNDVDADNDTLTAVVVSGPAHGTLNLNPDGTFTYTPTANYSGTDSFTYTVTDPSTATSNIATVSITVNAVNDPPVANNDSYTTNENTPLTGNVVNNDTDADGNTVTAVLAGGPSHGTVTLNADGSFTYTPTANYSGTDSFTYTASDGQGGTATGTVNITINAVNNAPVASNDSFTTNEDTPATGNVLTNDTDADGDSLEAVLVSGPDHGTLTLNADGSFTYTPNANYHGTDKFYYRADDGTATSATKVVTITIEPVNDPPVANNDSFTVNEDTTYNGNVLSNDTDVDGDSVTVTVGSGPSHGNLTLNANGTFTYTPSADYNGPDSFTYTASDDKGGTATGTVTITVTPVNDAPVANNDTFSGDEDTQVTGNVLTNDTDPDGKATIQSASVVTGPANGTLTFNPQTGAFTYTPNANYHGTDSFTYTISDGAVTSDTATVTITINAVNDAPVANNDTVSTKEDTAVNGNVLTNDTDVDGNPLTAHLVNGPSNGVVTLNPNGTFTYTPAANHNGPDSFTYNVTDGQGGTSNTATVTIAVTAVNDPVQAVNDVITGAEDGGAITGNVLTNDNAANVDVGETLTVVPATGTTANGGTWTVNASGQYSYTPKADFNGTDTFNYTVSDGTSTSTGTVTINVTPVNDRPVVSSPTLTYRASGLLGGGHASGNLLSNIHDVDSDDVVRIRITSQPVAVQNGVVNLNLLSSFTVDENTGVFETRTLLTLAGFKVEFKYVAYDQHGAESDEVTVTVNVPSSLVLL from the coding sequence GTGCCGGGAGTGTTCGAGCCCGCCACCGCGACGAACTACTCGCGATACGTCGGACGGGTCGGTGCGCTGGCCGTGGCGCTCGGCATCGGTGCCGTGGTGAGCACCGGCCACGGGCTGGGGGTCGCGCACGCCGAGACCGACACCACGTCCGACAACGCGACGTCGCCAGACAATGCGTCCACGACCGCCGAGTCGACGGACCCGACCGACCCGACCGACCCGCCGGCGCCGGCGTCGTCACAGCCGAGCGGCTCGACCACCACGACCTCCGGGGCTGACGAGCCCACCGACAACGACACCGGCGGCATGCAGGTCGGCAGCTCCGGCGGACTGAACAACTCGACCAACGATGCCGGACAGGCCACCGATCAGACCGACACGGCGGAAACTTCGTCGCCGACAACCGAACCGGAACCTGAGACCACGCCACCGACGGACCCGGTCGCCGGCGCCGGAGTGCCGGAGACGCCCCCGACCCCACCGGCACCGTCGGCAACGGACCCAACGAACCCAACGGAAGCCGCGGACACCGTCGCGCCCCCACCGCGACGGGCCGACAACGAATCGCCGTCGACCGAATCCGATTCACCGGCAGACGAACTGGCGTCGACGATCACGACCGTCGACACGACCTCGATCACCGTCGAGTCGGCAGCCGACCTGGACAACCCGCTGGTCGATTCGTCCGCGCACCGGCATGCCACCTCCAGCGCCGCGCCCACCAGGGTGGTCAACCCCCTGCAGGCTGTCCTGGCGGCCCCGAAAGCCATCGTCGACCTGGCGCACAACTTCGTCGCGAGCCTGCTGGCGCCGATCTTCAGCCACGGCCCCTCCGCCCCCGCCCAGCCGCCACTGCTGTGGGCGATTCTCGACTTCGTCCGCCGCGAGGTGCAGCGCACGTTCTTCAACCGCACTCCCATCGTGGTGCCGCAGGAGATCACCCTCGTCCTGCCACCCGGCGAAGAGAGCGGGCCGATCACTTTCCATGTGCACGACTTCGACGGCGACGGACTGAAGTACTACGTGCCGACCCAGGGTGTACCCGGTGGCCCGTCGCACGGATCGGTGACGGTGGACCAGGCGACCGGCACCTTCACCTACACCCCCGATGAGGGCTTCACAGGTGTCGACGAGTTCCGCCTGACCGCCAGCGATGGCCACACCCGTCCCCACCTGCACGGGCTTCTCGGGTTCCTCCGCCCGAACTGGGGCCACACCGACTCCGCGTTGATCCGGATCAATGTGGTTGCCGCGGCCCAACCGCCGACGGCGGCCAACGACTCCTACATCACCGATCAGGGCGGTCCCATCACCGGGAACGTCCTGGCGAACGACGTCGACCCCAACGGCGGAAACCTGGTCACGACCGTCGTTCGAGGACCTCAGCACGGGCGCCTGATGTTGGCGACCGACGGTTCGTTCAGCTACGAGCCCGACCCCGACTATCACGGTGCGGACGAGTTCGTCTACACGGCCTTCAACGGCGAGCACAGCAGCACCGCCCTGGTGACGATCACCATCAACCCGGTCAACCGCGCACCGGTCGGCGTCGATGACGCCTACACCACAGCCGAGGACACGGCCGTCAGCGGGAACGTGCTGACCAACGACAGCGACCCCGACGGCGACAGTTTCAGCGCAGTGCTCGACACACCGGCGAGCCACGGCGACGTCCAGCTCAACGCTGACGGCTCGTTCACCTACACGCCACATGCGAATTACTCTGGCAGAGACGAGTTTTCATACGTCGCCTCGGACGGGAACGCGACGGGCGCGCCGACGGTGGTAACGATCACGGTGACGGCGGTTCAAGACGCGCCGGTAGCGACCCCCGACGCGTACACCATCAACGAGGACTCCAAGCTCACCGGCAACGTCCTGTTCAACGACACCGACGCTGATGGCGACGCCCTCTCCGCCACACTGGGTTCCGGTCCCGCCAACGGCACGCTGCACCTGAATGCGGACGGGTCGTTCTCGTACACCCCGAACCCTGACTTCAGCGGGTCGGACTCGTTCTCCTACACCGTCTCTGACGGTAACGGCAACAGCGCCACCGGCACAGTGTCGATCACCGTCACCCCGGTCAACGACGCACCTGTCGCCGCCAACCACACCTTCGAGACGGCCGAGGACGGCACGCTCAACGGCGACGTCCTGCCCGGCGCCACCGATGCTGACGGCAACTCGCTGAGCGCAGCGGTGTTCTCCGAACCCACCCACGGCACGCTGCAGCTGAACGCGGACGGCACCTTCACCTACACGCCGGCGGCGAACTTCTACGGCACCGACAGCTTCAGTTACACCCTGTCGGATGGACAGGCCAGCAGCGCGCCCGCGCTCGTCGTCATCTCGGTCACCCCGGTCAACGATGCCCCTGTCGCCCACGACGACGCGTACTCCATCGTCGAAGACAGCATCCTTACCGGCAATGTCTTGTCCAATGACGTTGACATCGACCGTGATTCGCTGACCGCCTCGCTGGTTTCCGGTCCGGCCAGCGGCACCCTGGTCCTCAATCCGGACGGCACGTTCACCTACACGCCGGTTCCGAACTACTCGGGAACCGTCTCGTTCACCTACGAAGCCTCCGACGGCTCGACCACCCGCAGCACCGGGGTCGTCACCATCACCGTGACCGCGGTCAACGATGCGCCGGTCGCCGGGGAAGATTTCTTCACAACCCCCGAGGACACTGCCTACACGGGCAACGTCCTGAACAACGACAGCGATGCGGAAGGCGACAAGCTGACCGTCAGCCTGGTCGACCAACCCGCCCACGGCACTGTGACGTTGGCCGAAGACGGCACCTTCACCTATACCCCTGCACCGAACTTCAGTGGCCTGGACCACTTCACCTACACCACGTTCGACGGAACGACCACCACCGCACCCACGATCGTTCTCATCTCGGTGACACCGGTGAACGACCCGCCCACCGCCAACCCCGACTCTTACACGATCAACGAGGACAGCGTCCTGGCCGGCAATGTGTTGTCCAACGACGCGGACCCGGACAAGAACAACCTCACCGCGCACCTGGTGGACGGCCCGGACAACGGCACCCTGACGCTCAATTCCGACGGCACCTTCACCTACACGCCGAACACCGGGTACAACGGTACGGATTCGTTCACCTACACCGCTTCCGACGGCTCCCTCTCCAGCGGAGAGGCTACGGTGACCATCACCATCAGGCCTGTCAACCACGCGCCGGTCGCGGTAAACGACGCGTTCACCACCGACGAGGACACGGCCGCGACCGGCAATGTCCTACTCAACGACACCGATTCCGACGGTGATCCCCGTACCGCGCAACTGGTTTCAGGACCGGCGAACGGCATACTGACCCTCAACGCCGACGGAACCTTCACCTACACCCCGAACGCGAACTTCCACGGTACGGACTCGTTCACCTACAAGGCATCCGACACCTTCGCGACGAGCAACACCGCCACCGTCACGATCACGGTGAACCCGGTCAATGACCTTCCGGTCGCCGGCGGCGACTCCTACACCATCGGCGAAGACACCGTGCTGACCGGCAACGTGCGCACGAATGACACTGACGCGGACGGTGATCCGCTCACGGTTGAACTGCTCTCCAACCCCGCGAGCGGCACGCTCACTCTCAGCGAAGACGGGTCTTTCACGTATACGCCGACGCGCGATTTCCACGGCATAGATTCGTTCACCTACACCGTCTCCGACGGCAAGGGCGGCACGGCGGTCGGCACCGTTTCGATCACTATCAACCCGGCCAACGATGCGCCGGTGGCCGACAACGGCACGGTCACCGTCGACGAGGACAGCAGCTATACCGGTGCGCTTCCCGTTTCTGACGTCGACAGCGACGACGTCACCACCAGCGTGGTGGTCGGACCAGCCCACGGCGAGCTTGTCCTGCACGATGACGGCACCTACACCTACACCCCCGACGCCGACTTCAACGGCACCGACTCGTTCACCTACCGCGCCACCGACGGCGATGGCGCGATCAGCACGGTCGCCACGATCAGCATCACGGTCGACCCCGTCAACGATGCCCCGGTTGCCGGCGACGGCGCCTTCGCCACCGATGAGGACACGCCGCACAGCGGTTCGGTCCCCGCGAGCGACATCGACGCCGGCGACACCGTCACGACGATCGTTGTCGACGAGCCATTGCATGGCACTGTGGAGCTCAACACCGACGGCACCTACACCTACACACCAGACGAAAACTGGCACGGCACCGACTCATTCACTTACCGCGCCACCGACTCTGGCGGAGCCAGCACGGTGGGCATGATCACCATCACCGTCAACTCCGTCAACGACGCACCCGTCACCACCGACACCTCAGTCACCATCGACGAAGACCACGACGGCTACAGCGGAACCATCCCGGTCTCCGACGTCGATGCCGGCGACACCTACACCGTCGTCGTCGACCGAGACGTCGCCAACGGCACCCTGGTCCTCAACACCGACGGCACCTACACCTACACCCCGACCGAAAACTTCAACGGCGACGACAGCTTCACCTACACCGTCACCGACAGCCACGGCGACACCACCAGCGGCACCGTCTCGATCACCGTCAACGCCGTCAACGACGCACCCGTCACCACCGACACCTCAGTCACCATCGACGAAGACCACGACGGCTACAGCGGAACCATCCCGGTCTCCGACGTCGACGCCGGCGACACCTACACCGTCGTCGTCGACCGAGACGTCGCCAACGGCACCCTGGTCCTCAACACCGACGGCACCTACACCTACACCCCGACCGAAAACTTCAACGGCGACGACAGTTTCACCTACACCGTCACCGACAGCCACGGCGACACCACCAGCGGCACCGTCTCGATCACCGTCAACGCCGTCAACGACGCACCCGTCGCCGACGACCACACCTTCACCATCGACGAGGACATGCACCTCGAAGGCAGCGTCCCCGTGACCGACGTGGACGACGATCCGACGGTGACACTGGTCAGCGGGCCCGCACACGGCACTCTGACCCTCAATCCCGACGGCACCTTCACCTACACGCCGAACGCCAACTACAACGGCACCGACAGCTTCACCTACACCGCCTCCGACGACAGTGTGACAACTGAAGTGGCGACCATCACGATCGAGATCAATCCGGTCGACGACGCGCCGATCGCCATGAACGACGGCTTCACCACTGACGAGGACAGCACGCTCGACGGCAATGTCGCCCTGAACGACAAGGAGTTCGACGGTCAGACCGTCACGACGACGCTCATCACCGGGCCGGCGAACGGCACGCTGACACTCAACCCCGACGGCAGCTTCACCTACACCCCCAATGCCAACTTCAGTGGCACCGACAGCTTCACGTACCGGACGTCAGACGGCACGCTGACCAGCAACACAGCCCTGGTCACCATCGCCGTGATCGCGGTCAACGACGCCCCGGTGGCGAATGACGACGCGTTCACCACCAACGAGGACACCCAGCTTTCCGGCAACGTTCTCGTCAACGACACCGATCCTGACCGCAATTCGCTTGGAGCAGTGTTGGTTTCCGGGCCGAGCCACGGCACCCTGACCCTCAACGCCGACGGCACGTTCACCTACACCCCGAACGCGAACTACAGCGGCACCGACAGCTTCACCTACACCGCCGGTGACGGCAGCCTCAGCGACGAAGCGGTCGTGACCATCTCCGTCACGGCGGTCAACGACACGCCGGTCGCCGTCAACGACAACTACACCGTCGACGAGGACACCCCACTGACCGGCAATGTCATCGGCAACGACGTTGACGCCGACAACGACACCCTGACCGCCGTGGTCGTCTCCGGGCCGGCACACGGCACGCTCAACCTCAATCCCGACGGCACCTTCACCTACACCCCGACCGCGAACTACAGCGGCACCGACAGCTTCACCTACACCGTCACCGACCCGAGCACCGCCACCAGCAACATCGCCACGGTCAGCATCACCGTCAACGCGGTCAACGATCCCCCGGTGGCCAACAACGACTCGTACACCACCAACGAGAACACGCCGCTGACGGGCAACGTCGTGAACAACGACACCGATGCCGACGGCAACACCGTGACCGCCGTGCTGGCCGGCGGCCCGTCGCACGGCACGGTGACGCTCAACGCGGACGGTTCCTTCACGTACACGCCGACGGCGAACTACAGCGGCACCGACAGCTTCACCTACACCGCCAGCGACGGTCAGGGCGGCACCGCAACCGGCACCGTCAACATCACCATCAACGCGGTCAACAACGCCCCGGTGGCCAGCAACGATTCGTTCACCACCAACGAGGACACCCCGGCGACGGGCAACGTCCTGACCAACGACACCGACGCGGACGGCGATTCGCTTGAGGCGGTTCTGGTTTCCGGGCCCGACCACGGCACGCTGACCCTCAACGCCGACGGCAGCTTCACCTACACCCCGAACGCGAACTACCACGGCACGGACAAGTTCTACTACCGCGCTGACGACGGCACGGCCACCAGCGCCACCAAGGTCGTCACGATCACCATCGAGCCGGTCAACGACCCGCCAGTGGCCAACAACGACTCGTTCACCGTCAACGAGGACACCACCTACAACGGCAATGTGTTGAGCAACGACACCGATGTCGACGGCGATTCCGTCACCGTCACAGTGGGTTCGGGACCCAGCCACGGCAACCTCACCCTCAACGCCAACGGCACGTTCACCTACACCCCGAGCGCTGACTACAACGGTCCGGACAGCTTCACCTACACCGCCTCAGATGACAAGGGCGGCACTGCAACCGGCACCGTCACGATCACGGTCACCCCGGTCAACGACGCCCCGGTGGCCAACAACGACACCTTCAGCGGCGACGAGGACACCCAGGTGACGGGCAACGTCCTGACCAACGACACCGACCCCGACGGCAAAGCGACGATCCAGTCGGCGTCCGTGGTCACCGGACCCGCCAACGGCACGTTGACCTTCAACCCGCAGACCGGTGCCTTCACCTACACGCCGAACGCGAATTACCACGGCACCGACAGCTTCACCTACACCATCAGCGACGGCGCCGTGACGAGTGACACTGCGACAGTGACGATCACGATCAACGCGGTCAACGATGCTCCGGTCGCCAACAATGACACCGTCAGCACCAAAGAGGACACCGCGGTGAACGGGAACGTGCTGACCAACGACACCGATGTCGACGGCAACCCGCTCACCGCTCACCTTGTCAACGGACCGAGCAACGGGGTTGTGACGTTGAATCCCAACGGGACGTTCACCTACACGCCGGCGGCCAACCACAACGGCCCCGACAGCTTCACTTACAACGTCACCGACGGCCAGGGCGGTACCAGCAACACCGCGACGGTCACCATCGCCGTCACCGCCGTCAATGACCCTGTCCAAGCTGTGAACGACGTGATCACGGGCGCCGAGGATGGCGGCGCCATCACCGGCAATGTGCTCACCAACGACAACGCCGCCAACGTCGACGTCGGCGAGACGCTAACCGTCGTCCCGGCGACCGGCACCACCGCCAACGGAGGCACCTGGACTGTCAATGCCTCCGGCCAGTACTCCTATACTCCCAAAGCCGATTTCAATGGCACTGATACCTTCAACTACACGGTGAGCGACGGCACCTCCACTTCGACGGGCACCGTCACCATCAACGTCACGCCCGTCAACGACAGGCCTGTCGTTAGCAGTCCTACGCTCACCTACAGGGCTTCAGGGCTACTCGGCGGCGGACATGCGTCCGGAAACCTGCTATCGAACATCCACGATGTCGACAGTGACGACGTCGTACGGATACGGATCACTTCGCAGCCGGTAGCAGTCCAGAACGGTGTGGTCAATCTCAACTTGCTGAGTTCCTTCACGGTCGACGAGAACACCGGTGTGTTCGAGACTCGGACCCTGCTGACTCTGGCGGGATTCAAAGTCGAATTCAAGTACGTCGCGTACGACCAGCATGGAGCTGAAAGCGATGAGGTCACTGTCACCGTCAACGTTCCTTCCTCGCTCGTGTTGTTGTAA
- a CDS encoding ferredoxin reductase: MFTETLTRRVLRSPLVDLLTGPHGVDRYTELIDPTWTQGEARAEIVAVRRQTPRSVTLGLLPNRAFAGFRAGQHINLAVEIDGRRRVRPYSPANAEGTRILELTVGRHDGGLVSNYLYDHAHPGMTVGLDNVGGEFVLPADRPRRIVFVSGGSGITPVMSMLRTLRAERFDGEVAFIHYARCVEDACYRDELATMSGVQVLHGYTRSTAGSDLDGRFNPAHLAAAMPGLDADTPVYVCGPPELADAVRRHHPTVTSESFVPPTFSTPTAASGGIVAFADSGLTVTDDGRPLLDQAEAAGLTPESGCRMGICHSCTRRKTRGVVKNLTTGAVSGPDAEDVQICVSVPVGDVDLAL, translated from the coding sequence ATGTTCACTGAAACGTTGACTCGCCGGGTGCTACGGTCCCCGCTGGTCGACCTGCTGACCGGTCCGCACGGGGTGGACCGTTACACCGAGCTCATCGACCCGACGTGGACGCAGGGCGAAGCACGCGCCGAGATCGTCGCCGTACGGCGCCAGACGCCGCGCAGCGTCACGCTCGGCCTCCTACCCAATCGCGCCTTCGCCGGCTTCCGGGCCGGCCAGCACATCAACCTCGCCGTCGAGATCGACGGCCGCCGCCGCGTCCGCCCGTACTCGCCCGCCAATGCCGAGGGCACCCGGATCCTCGAGCTCACCGTGGGACGGCACGACGGCGGCCTGGTGTCGAACTACCTGTACGACCACGCCCATCCCGGCATGACCGTCGGGCTGGACAACGTCGGCGGAGAGTTCGTCCTGCCCGCCGACCGGCCACGGCGCATCGTGTTCGTCTCCGGCGGCTCCGGCATCACCCCGGTGATGTCGATGCTGCGCACTCTGCGAGCCGAGCGCTTCGACGGCGAGGTCGCCTTCATCCACTACGCCCGCTGCGTGGAGGACGCCTGTTACCGCGACGAACTCGCCACGATGTCCGGTGTGCAGGTGCTGCACGGCTACACGCGGTCGACGGCAGGCTCGGACCTCGACGGCCGGTTCAATCCCGCGCACCTCGCCGCGGCGATGCCCGGACTGGACGCCGACACGCCCGTCTATGTCTGCGGCCCACCGGAACTCGCTGACGCGGTGCGGCGCCACCATCCCACTGTCACGTCGGAGAGCTTCGTGCCACCGACGTTCAGCACGCCGACGGCGGCATCCGGGGGCATCGTCGCCTTCGCCGACAGCGGCCTCACCGTCACCGACGACGGCCGTCCGCTGCTCGACCAGGCGGAGGCTGCCGGGCTCACTCCGGAGAGCGGCTGCCGTATGGGCATCTGCCACAGCTGTACGCGCCGCAAGACCCGCGGCGTGGTGAAGAACCTGACCACCGGCGCGGTGTCGGGTCCCGATGCGGAGGACGTGCAGATCTGCGTGTCCGTGCCGGTCGGTGACGTCGACCTCGCGCTCTGA